From one Microbulbifer sp. A4B17 genomic stretch:
- a CDS encoding efflux RND transporter permease subunit — translation MLEYLIRTSIQNRGLVIALVLLLCGLGIWNFTRLPIDAVPDITNIQVVINTEAPGYTPKEVEQRVTYPVENAMAGLPSLAYTRSVSRYGLSQVTVIFEDGTDIYFARQLVNERLTGVRGALPAGLEPELGPIATGLGEIFMFTVDSEPGATNADGSAVTPKDLRSVHDWIVRPQLLRVPGVVEVNPIGGFKREILIAIEPEKLLAFGLTQEDLIRSIEENNRNRGVGFIEHSGAQWLLRVPGQASSLETLKDFLVAEVNGVAVRLGDLAKIEEGREMRTGAATQNGRDVVMSTVFMLVGENSRTVAGAVGEKLEYIKQSLPPGITLTAVYDRTGLVNQTLRTVQTNLMEGALLVIAVLFLLLGNVRAAILTALVIPVAMLMTITGMVQARVSANLMSLGALDFGLLVDGAIIIVENCLRRLSESARERGQLDLKERLTLVFQSTREVIRPAMFGVFIITAVYLPIFALTGVEGKMFHPMAITVVIALLSAMFLSVTLVPAGIALLFRKPVIEKKNPALEKLNSFYRPALEFALRQRCTVVVIAALLVLVSGYTASRMGSEFVPNLDEGDIAMHALRIPGTSLEQAISLQKSLEERIKELPEVERIFAKIGTAEVATDAVPPSVADNFIILKPRSQWPDPDKPKEQLVDELAKLVEPIPGNRYEFLQPIQMRFNELLAGVRAELAIKVFGDDFEQLERLGGEIEAAIGSVEGVADIQMEQTSGLPVLAIVPDQAALTQYGLAISQIQEQLATALGGTVAGRFYEGDRRTDIVVRLPEVLRQDLDALKKLPIHRPNGNYVPLEEIASLELTAGINQVFRENGKRRVVVTANVRGRDLGSFVADVQQSVSDKVEIPPGYWVEYGGTYQTLQSATERLSIVVPLTLVLIMGLLLLALRSIKDAAIIFTGIPLALTGGVLSLMLRDIPFSISAAVGFIALSGIAILNGLVMVSFIRDLRDQGYSIEKAIIEGALIRLRPVISTALVASLGFVPMALNTGIGSEVQRPLATVVIGGIVSSTILTLLVLPALYRILHGRDSKSESSQDNPEVALAGAS, via the coding sequence ATGCTTGAGTACTTGATAAGAACCTCAATTCAAAATCGCGGGCTGGTTATTGCCCTTGTGCTATTACTGTGCGGTTTGGGCATTTGGAATTTCACCCGGCTGCCCATTGATGCAGTACCAGATATTACCAATATCCAGGTGGTTATTAATACGGAGGCACCGGGGTATACCCCAAAAGAAGTTGAGCAACGGGTTACATACCCTGTGGAAAATGCAATGGCTGGATTGCCGAGCCTGGCTTATACCCGCTCCGTTTCGCGGTATGGGTTGTCCCAGGTTACGGTGATTTTTGAAGATGGCACCGATATTTATTTTGCCCGCCAGTTAGTGAATGAACGGCTCACTGGTGTACGTGGTGCACTGCCTGCTGGTTTGGAGCCGGAGCTTGGACCCATCGCCACAGGTCTTGGTGAAATCTTTATGTTCACAGTGGACTCCGAACCCGGAGCCACCAATGCTGATGGCAGTGCGGTTACACCTAAGGACTTGCGTTCGGTGCATGACTGGATTGTACGCCCGCAGTTACTGCGTGTACCTGGTGTGGTGGAAGTCAATCCGATCGGCGGATTCAAGAGAGAAATTCTAATTGCTATAGAGCCAGAGAAACTGCTGGCATTCGGCCTGACCCAGGAAGACCTGATTCGCTCGATCGAGGAGAACAATCGTAACCGCGGTGTAGGATTTATTGAACACAGTGGCGCCCAGTGGTTGTTGCGGGTTCCGGGGCAGGCAAGCTCGTTAGAGACACTGAAGGATTTCCTGGTTGCGGAAGTGAATGGCGTTGCTGTTCGCCTTGGCGACTTGGCCAAGATCGAAGAGGGGCGCGAAATGCGCACCGGGGCGGCTACTCAGAACGGCAGGGACGTGGTGATGAGCACCGTTTTCATGCTGGTTGGCGAAAATAGTCGCACCGTTGCAGGTGCAGTTGGTGAAAAGTTAGAGTATATCAAACAGAGTCTACCACCTGGTATCACATTGACTGCGGTTTATGATCGTACCGGTCTGGTTAACCAGACATTGCGCACGGTCCAAACCAATCTTATGGAAGGTGCGCTGCTGGTTATCGCGGTTCTTTTCCTGCTGCTGGGGAATGTTCGCGCAGCAATCCTCACTGCACTGGTCATTCCGGTGGCCATGTTAATGACCATCACCGGCATGGTGCAGGCCCGCGTAAGTGCAAACCTGATGAGTCTGGGGGCGCTGGACTTTGGCTTGTTGGTGGATGGGGCCATCATTATTGTTGAGAACTGTCTGCGACGCCTCAGCGAATCCGCCCGCGAGCGTGGCCAGTTAGATCTAAAAGAACGGCTTACCCTGGTATTCCAATCGACGCGGGAAGTGATTCGCCCAGCCATGTTTGGAGTGTTCATTATCACAGCCGTGTATTTACCCATTTTTGCCCTGACTGGAGTGGAGGGCAAGATGTTCCATCCGATGGCAATTACCGTGGTGATTGCGTTGCTTTCTGCGATGTTTCTTTCCGTCACTTTGGTACCAGCCGGCATAGCGCTGCTATTCCGCAAGCCGGTGATCGAAAAGAAAAACCCTGCACTTGAGAAGCTGAATAGCTTTTATCGCCCGGCCCTGGAGTTTGCACTGCGCCAGCGTTGCACGGTTGTCGTTATTGCTGCGCTATTGGTGTTGGTTTCCGGCTATACGGCAAGCAGAATGGGTAGCGAATTTGTGCCGAATCTGGATGAAGGCGATATTGCCATGCATGCCTTGCGTATTCCCGGCACATCCTTGGAGCAAGCGATTTCACTACAAAAATCCCTGGAGGAGAGGATTAAAGAGTTGCCCGAAGTGGAGCGTATATTCGCCAAAATTGGTACTGCAGAAGTGGCTACCGATGCCGTTCCCCCAAGTGTTGCCGATAACTTTATTATCCTGAAACCCAGGTCTCAGTGGCCAGATCCGGATAAGCCGAAAGAGCAATTGGTAGACGAGCTGGCAAAGCTGGTAGAGCCAATTCCCGGCAACCGCTATGAATTTCTCCAGCCAATCCAGATGCGCTTTAACGAGCTTTTAGCGGGGGTACGCGCGGAATTGGCGATCAAAGTCTTTGGCGATGACTTCGAGCAATTGGAGCGTTTGGGTGGTGAAATTGAAGCGGCTATCGGCAGTGTAGAAGGCGTTGCTGATATACAGATGGAGCAAACCAGCGGTTTACCGGTTCTCGCCATTGTTCCTGACCAGGCCGCGCTAACACAGTATGGGCTGGCCATCAGCCAGATACAGGAGCAGCTGGCAACAGCCCTGGGAGGTACGGTTGCTGGCCGCTTTTATGAGGGAGACCGCCGCACCGATATTGTTGTGCGTTTGCCAGAGGTATTGCGCCAGGATTTGGATGCGCTAAAGAAACTGCCGATTCATCGACCCAATGGCAACTATGTACCCTTGGAGGAAATTGCCAGCTTGGAGCTCACCGCCGGTATCAATCAGGTTTTCCGCGAGAACGGTAAACGCAGGGTAGTGGTAACGGCCAATGTGCGGGGTAGGGACCTGGGTAGCTTTGTTGCTGATGTACAGCAGTCTGTTTCCGATAAAGTGGAAATACCACCCGGTTACTGGGTTGAATATGGCGGAACCTATCAAACGCTACAGTCTGCTACTGAACGTTTATCGATAGTAGTGCCGCTGACCCTTGTGTTGATTATGGGGCTTCTCCTGCTGGCGCTTCGTTCCATAAAAGATGCGGCAATTATCTTTACCGGTATACCCCTCGCATTAACCGGCGGTGTGCTCTCTTTAATGTTGCGGGATATCCCTTTCTCCATTTCCGCAGCCGTTGGTTTTATCGCACTTTCCGGGATTGCCATCCTTAACGGCCTGGTAATGGTTTCCTTTATTCGGGACCTGCGTGACCAAGGTTACAGCATAGAAAAGGCCATTATTGAGGGCGCCCTGATCCGCTTACGTCCGGTCATTAGTACCGCACTGGTTGCCTCACTCGGTTTTGTGCCCATGGCCCTGAATACTGGTATTGGTTCTGAGGTACAGCGCCCACTGGCGACGGTGGTTATTGGCGGTATTGTCTCATCAACAATCCTGACACTTTTAGTATTGCCGGCACTCTACAGAATTTTACATGGCAGGGATTCCAAGTCGGAGAGCTCACAAGATAACCCTGAAGTGGCTCTGGCTGGAGCCAGTTAA
- a CDS encoding TolC family protein, translating to MFFLVALSGPLRAEQSEELSGLTYEQAILKSLQNHPELAGYRYQFEAVDALSKHAKLGPRPELSVAAEGLGEDKSSYGNGSSQVTVGISWLLQGDLAEKRVSAARSKTSVIEAQKQVLELEVAANTARYFFQVLAQQERLEIAKRAVELARKMTAEINRQVSVGRTNEADAFRAEVDLQRRLLAVEDVEHELDIARYQLAAQWGSREPSFLGVAGSLSSVIPEVDLSRLRSLVASNPNLEIFMSRERVAQAEIDLVRAEAGIQWRIDTGIRRNEASGDYGLVAGFAIPLGKGDRNRGKVSALRAEQNRFRAERNAKEIELDTQLFVMTQRLQHYRHVAAVLNEKMIPSLDKALTATQKAYRRGRYNYSELALAQQGLSDAQLSLLQAQYNAHLSLIEIEKLTGLSLAQISESEI from the coding sequence GTGTTCTTTTTAGTTGCATTAAGTGGGCCCCTTAGGGCAGAGCAGAGCGAGGAGTTATCGGGCCTCACTTATGAGCAGGCAATTCTTAAAAGCCTGCAAAATCACCCTGAACTGGCGGGTTACCGATATCAGTTTGAGGCTGTGGATGCTTTATCTAAGCACGCCAAGCTCGGACCGCGTCCGGAGCTTAGTGTTGCCGCTGAGGGATTGGGAGAGGATAAGAGCAGTTATGGCAACGGTAGTTCCCAGGTAACAGTAGGCATCAGTTGGCTATTGCAGGGGGATCTCGCAGAAAAACGTGTATCGGCTGCACGCAGCAAGACTTCTGTGATTGAGGCCCAAAAGCAGGTTCTTGAATTAGAAGTTGCCGCTAATACCGCGCGTTACTTTTTCCAGGTCCTGGCGCAACAGGAACGCCTGGAAATTGCTAAAAGAGCAGTCGAGCTGGCTCGCAAGATGACCGCTGAAATTAATCGGCAGGTTAGTGTTGGCAGAACGAATGAAGCCGATGCTTTTCGGGCGGAAGTCGATTTGCAGCGTCGACTTTTAGCTGTGGAAGATGTCGAGCACGAGTTGGATATTGCCAGATATCAATTAGCTGCCCAGTGGGGCTCCAGGGAACCCAGCTTTCTTGGGGTGGCGGGCTCTCTCTCCAGTGTCATTCCAGAAGTTGATTTATCTAGATTGCGAAGTTTGGTTGCGAGTAATCCAAATCTGGAAATATTTATGAGTCGCGAGCGCGTGGCGCAGGCTGAAATTGATTTGGTACGTGCAGAAGCGGGCATTCAGTGGCGGATTGATACAGGAATTCGTCGCAACGAAGCGAGCGGAGATTATGGATTGGTGGCTGGCTTCGCAATCCCTCTGGGTAAGGGAGATCGCAATCGCGGCAAGGTATCTGCTTTGAGGGCGGAACAGAATCGTTTCCGAGCAGAAAGAAATGCGAAAGAGATTGAGTTGGATACACAACTCTTTGTGATGACCCAAAGGCTACAGCATTACCGACACGTGGCTGCCGTCTTGAATGAAAAGATGATTCCCAGTCTGGATAAAGCGCTCACCGCCACGCAAAAAGCCTATCGACGTGGCCGCTATAACTACTCGGAATTGGCTCTAGCCCAACAGGGGCTTAGCGATGCGCAGCTTTCACTGCTCCAGGCACAGTACAACGCACACCTTAGCCTGATTGAAATTGAAAAACTTACCGGCCTGTCATTGGCACAGATAAGCGAGAGCGAGATATGA
- a CDS encoding zinc-dependent alcohol dehydrogenase family protein, with protein MRAMIVNTFGGPDVFEAAEVPKPTTKAGHVLIKISATSVNTVDTMIRQMGPALPLSPKAPAILGMDFAGVVEEIGEGVTDYQVGDEVYGCAGGLADLPGTLAEYIVADANLIALKPENLTMREAAALPLVGITAYEGLQRAGVKPGQSVLVHGGSRGVGHIAVQLARHFGADVYSTGSGDPQLAMIEKLGATPINYRTESVESYVLKYTNGAGFDIVFDSVGGANITNSFEAAKLNGQVATTVSMVELDLTPAHFKGLSLHVIFMLIPMLHNYHREEHGHILKALKAITEAGNLKPVLDETSYSLPDIGKAHERLASGKAMGKVVVGIESFG; from the coding sequence ATGAGAGCAATGATTGTAAATACCTTTGGCGGCCCAGACGTATTTGAAGCTGCTGAAGTACCCAAGCCGACCACCAAAGCTGGCCATGTGCTGATTAAAATATCAGCAACCAGCGTCAATACCGTAGATACCATGATTCGCCAAATGGGACCTGCATTACCCCTTTCACCGAAAGCCCCGGCAATATTGGGTATGGATTTCGCTGGTGTTGTTGAAGAAATTGGCGAAGGTGTTACCGATTATCAGGTGGGCGATGAAGTCTATGGCTGCGCAGGTGGACTGGCTGACTTACCGGGAACATTAGCCGAATATATTGTTGCAGACGCGAACTTAATTGCCCTGAAACCCGAGAACCTGACCATGCGGGAAGCAGCAGCTTTGCCCTTAGTAGGCATAACCGCCTACGAAGGGTTACAGCGTGCGGGGGTTAAGCCTGGACAAAGTGTTCTTGTTCACGGTGGCTCGCGCGGTGTGGGTCATATAGCTGTACAACTGGCTCGTCACTTTGGTGCTGATGTTTACTCAACAGGCTCCGGAGATCCTCAACTGGCAATGATTGAAAAACTGGGGGCAACGCCGATTAACTACCGGACTGAATCAGTTGAGTCTTATGTACTGAAGTACACCAACGGAGCAGGCTTCGATATAGTATTCGACTCAGTCGGTGGTGCAAATATAACGAACTCTTTTGAGGCAGCAAAACTCAATGGCCAAGTAGCTACTACCGTTTCCATGGTAGAGCTTGACCTGACGCCTGCTCACTTTAAAGGCTTGTCTTTGCATGTCATATTTATGTTAATTCCAATGCTACACAATTACCACCGTGAGGAGCACGGGCATATTTTAAAAGCACTAAAAGCCATTACTGAAGCAGGCAATCTCAAACCTGTACTTGATGAAACTTCTTATAGTTTGCCTGATATTGGCAAGGCCCATGAACGGCTGGCAAGTGGGAAAGCTATGGGTAAAGTTGTTGTGGGTATTGAATCATTTGGGTAG
- a CDS encoding SDR family NAD(P)-dependent oxidoreductase, which produces MRKTILLTGGTDGIGLETAKLLAAKDHTLLLHGRSDTKLESAKEAIKQSYPKGHINTFRADLSNLSDVLALASMVKDQYSNIDVLINNAGVFKVQNPITDTGYDIRFIVNVIAPYLLTTRLFPLFSADGRIINLSSAAQATVNIEALKGHQQLSDSDAYAQSKLALTMWTFQLARSLGDKAPQFIAINPASFLGSKMVKDAYGTQGKDLSIGANILVRAALDNEFSNASGKYFDNDIGNWSQPHPDALDENKRKVLIEEIENTLDKLGIKNT; this is translated from the coding sequence ATGCGAAAGACCATTTTATTGACAGGCGGTACTGACGGTATCGGGTTAGAAACTGCAAAATTACTGGCAGCAAAGGATCATACTTTGCTCTTACATGGCCGTAGCGATACAAAACTAGAAAGTGCAAAAGAGGCGATAAAGCAAAGCTATCCCAAGGGCCACATAAATACATTCCGAGCAGATTTATCCAATTTATCAGATGTGTTAGCACTGGCCTCAATGGTAAAAGATCAATATTCAAATATTGATGTTCTTATCAATAATGCCGGCGTATTTAAAGTACAGAATCCAATAACCGACACGGGTTACGATATTCGCTTTATCGTAAACGTTATTGCCCCTTACTTGTTAACGACACGGCTATTTCCGCTGTTTAGCGCCGATGGCCGCATTATTAATCTATCCTCTGCAGCGCAAGCAACTGTGAACATCGAAGCGCTCAAAGGTCACCAACAACTATCCGACAGCGACGCTTATGCCCAAAGTAAATTGGCTCTCACCATGTGGACCTTTCAACTAGCCCGCTCACTTGGCGACAAGGCCCCGCAATTTATCGCAATCAATCCCGCCTCATTTCTGGGTAGCAAAATGGTGAAAGATGCTTACGGAACTCAAGGGAAAGACTTAAGTATCGGCGCCAATATATTGGTACGGGCGGCACTCGATAATGAGTTCTCAAACGCTAGCGGTAAATACTTTGACAATGACATAGGCAATTGGTCCCAGCCGCACCCAGACGCGCTAGATGAGAACAAGAGAAAGGTACTTATTGAAGAAATTGAGAACACTCTCGACAAACTCGGCATTAAAAATACCTAA
- a CDS encoding M56 family metallopeptidase, with protein MILGQVALWLNLLTIAALGLFVGILLVSAACLSASRHSLHLSASSRRLLLWSAVLLPWFAASTAAVILAFPKFLGGVASLAHWHHINAFNLYSWHGVFTIAFLSLAGFLVLQSFKRAHRHLAQLRLLMQLCERDKSDQSIIQAKGPQAFTSGLLRPQGFYTSGLRDQLTAEEFEVVRLHEEAHAQKFDPLKKLIFALFASFFPTRLGNYLNRQMALCMEQRADAYAHRQGWSETFIAQTLLKVTRISNGLQSKERSSAMVCYFALDQLDARIRYLLSDDKGRNLPPVVLAGLFVVLTGTCLVSVDALHHTVETLFSH; from the coding sequence ATGATTTTGGGGCAGGTTGCACTCTGGCTAAATCTGCTGACTATTGCAGCACTTGGCCTGTTTGTCGGTATTTTACTGGTGTCAGCTGCCTGCCTTTCTGCTTCCCGGCATTCACTTCACTTATCTGCCAGTAGTCGGCGTTTACTGCTATGGAGCGCGGTATTGCTACCGTGGTTCGCGGCTTCCACTGCCGCTGTCATCCTGGCATTCCCCAAGTTCTTGGGAGGCGTTGCATCACTGGCTCACTGGCACCATATCAATGCTTTTAATCTCTACAGTTGGCATGGTGTTTTTACCATCGCATTTCTTTCTCTTGCCGGATTTTTGGTGCTTCAAAGTTTTAAACGGGCCCATCGCCATTTGGCGCAGCTCCGTTTGTTAATGCAACTTTGCGAAAGGGATAAGTCTGATCAGAGTATTATCCAGGCAAAGGGTCCCCAAGCTTTCACCAGCGGTCTGCTCCGTCCACAAGGGTTTTATACCAGCGGTCTGCGTGATCAGTTAACAGCGGAAGAATTTGAAGTGGTGCGTCTGCATGAGGAAGCCCATGCGCAAAAATTTGATCCTCTGAAGAAATTAATATTCGCTTTGTTTGCCAGCTTTTTCCCCACGCGTTTAGGGAATTACCTGAATCGGCAGATGGCGCTATGTATGGAGCAGCGTGCAGATGCTTATGCCCATAGGCAGGGGTGGAGTGAGACCTTTATCGCCCAAACCCTGCTTAAAGTAACCCGTATCTCCAATGGGTTACAGTCTAAAGAGAGAAGCTCAGCAATGGTCTGTTATTTCGCTCTTGACCAGTTGGATGCCCGTATTCGTTACTTGTTATCTGATGATAAGGGGCGCAATTTACCTCCCGTGGTATTAGCTGGATTGTTCGTAGTTCTCACTGGCACTTGCCTTGTTTCGGTGGATGCACTCCACCACACCGTCGAAACCCTGTTTTCCCACTAA
- a CDS encoding enoyl-CoA hydratase/isomerase family protein has protein sequence MKYEGFTTFTAKQDDGILTVTFDFGPVNVQGQEMLADLNSLAMRLERDRETKVVVFQSANPEIWVCHYDTELLKDMPDEAVSREEAQLLDLQAVCERISKVPQATIAKLEGFARGGGHELALALDMRFAARGKYKFMQMEVGMGILPCGGGASRMARQTGLGKALEIILSARDFDADEAERLGTINKALDPDEIGEYVDSLAKRIAQFPAESINACKQAVYESVDKPINEALKAEAYWLYQATSKTPALKRFSIADEQGLEHDIENQRNWNQLVMDVQKIN, from the coding sequence ATGAAATATGAAGGTTTTACCACATTCACGGCGAAACAAGATGACGGAATCCTAACTGTGACATTTGACTTTGGTCCCGTGAATGTCCAAGGGCAGGAAATGCTGGCCGACTTAAACAGCCTGGCTATGCGCCTGGAACGGGATCGAGAAACCAAAGTCGTTGTGTTTCAGTCTGCCAATCCGGAGATTTGGGTATGTCATTACGATACTGAGTTATTAAAAGACATGCCTGATGAAGCTGTATCTCGAGAAGAAGCCCAACTGTTGGATTTACAGGCTGTCTGTGAGCGCATCAGCAAAGTACCTCAAGCAACGATCGCCAAACTAGAGGGTTTCGCTAGAGGTGGTGGCCATGAACTGGCCTTGGCACTCGATATGCGTTTCGCAGCCCGAGGAAAATATAAATTCATGCAAATGGAAGTGGGTATGGGAATCCTCCCCTGTGGGGGAGGTGCATCAAGGATGGCTCGCCAGACAGGACTGGGTAAAGCGCTGGAGATTATTCTCAGCGCCCGTGATTTCGATGCTGACGAAGCGGAAAGGCTCGGCACAATCAACAAAGCACTAGACCCAGATGAAATTGGCGAGTATGTCGATAGCCTAGCGAAGAGAATTGCTCAATTTCCAGCAGAATCAATCAATGCCTGTAAGCAGGCGGTTTATGAGTCAGTCGATAAGCCTATCAATGAAGCGCTAAAAGCGGAGGCCTATTGGCTGTATCAAGCAACCAGTAAAACACCTGCCTTAAAACGCTTCTCTATCGCAGATGAACAAGGGTTGGAACACGATATTGAAAATCAGCGGAACTGGAACCAACTGGTGATGGATGTACAAAAAATAAACTAG
- a CDS encoding DUF6488 family protein encodes MNKLIRVICVSVTLGFANLAFAHGDHERDNFATVSMVEAKGIASQEVARLIKEGKLNESWADKPLNAAMQRVDNQRQWVVTAKEQSGVLNQQLQVFLSTEGYFLSFEVVNR; translated from the coding sequence ATGAACAAACTTATTCGAGTCATCTGTGTATCAGTTACCTTAGGCTTCGCAAATCTTGCTTTCGCCCATGGTGACCATGAGAGAGACAATTTTGCCACTGTATCCATGGTAGAAGCCAAAGGCATCGCCAGCCAGGAAGTAGCTCGCCTAATCAAAGAGGGTAAGCTTAACGAGTCCTGGGCTGACAAGCCGCTCAATGCCGCTATGCAGCGTGTTGACAACCAGCGACAGTGGGTTGTTACAGCGAAAGAGCAGAGTGGTGTTTTGAACCAGCAGTTGCAAGTCTTCCTGAGTACAGAAGGATATTTTCTGTCTTTCGAGGTGGTGAATCGTTAA
- a CDS encoding efflux RND transporter periplasmic adaptor subunit, which produces MRSAVFSSLIFGALLSLFLSGSGSVYAAGAVVEAEPEKGPNRGRMLREGDFAVELSIYETGVPPEFRVWVSNDGELVNPQQVDLKVVLTRLGDGEDHIGFRPEGDYLRGDMVIYEPHSFVVTLTARYQGQEYRWQYDNFEGRTRIESGIAESMEIDTETVGPARMSETSRAYGRLIVDPEQVREISARFDGYVETVQVGLGERVKKGQPLIAINSNQNLNTYTIKSPIAGVVIQRNVNPGEQTAGRVLLTIADDTALLAELDVFPSTRPQIRQGAPVSVNIKSLETPLLGVVKQIDTLMKPNQATAVRVSLQDIPAGLAPGSFVSGDIQVAEYEVPLAVKRSGLQAFRDFTVVYAKVGDQYEVRMLELGREAGDWVEVLGGIRPGIEYVTGNSYIIKADIEKSGASHDH; this is translated from the coding sequence ATGAGATCCGCAGTTTTTTCCAGCCTGATATTCGGTGCTTTACTTTCCTTGTTCCTAAGTGGCAGCGGCAGTGTGTATGCGGCCGGAGCTGTCGTAGAGGCAGAACCGGAAAAAGGGCCCAATCGTGGGCGCATGTTGAGAGAAGGTGATTTTGCCGTTGAGCTAAGTATTTATGAAACTGGTGTTCCCCCGGAGTTTCGGGTTTGGGTGAGTAATGATGGAGAGCTGGTAAATCCTCAACAAGTTGATCTTAAAGTGGTTCTTACAAGGCTTGGAGATGGAGAGGATCACATCGGGTTCAGGCCTGAGGGGGATTACCTGCGTGGCGATATGGTGATCTATGAGCCCCACTCATTTGTTGTGACTCTAACAGCCAGGTACCAGGGGCAAGAATACCGCTGGCAATACGATAATTTTGAGGGGCGAACCCGTATTGAGTCCGGTATTGCAGAATCCATGGAAATTGACACGGAAACCGTTGGCCCTGCCAGGATGAGTGAGACCAGCCGCGCTTACGGCAGGCTTATTGTAGATCCAGAGCAGGTACGTGAAATCAGTGCGCGTTTCGATGGCTATGTAGAAACTGTGCAGGTTGGATTGGGGGAGCGCGTTAAAAAAGGGCAACCCCTGATTGCCATTAACAGCAATCAAAACCTGAACACCTACACTATTAAATCCCCAATTGCCGGTGTAGTAATTCAGCGCAATGTGAACCCTGGTGAACAGACCGCAGGTCGAGTTTTATTAACTATTGCCGATGATACCGCTTTGTTGGCAGAGCTGGATGTTTTTCCCTCAACACGTCCCCAGATTCGCCAGGGCGCGCCCGTTTCCGTAAATATCAAGTCCTTGGAAACTCCTCTCCTCGGGGTAGTGAAACAAATTGATACTTTGATGAAACCCAACCAGGCCACCGCCGTTCGAGTGTCACTGCAAGATATTCCCGCAGGCCTCGCACCAGGTTCTTTTGTAAGTGGCGATATCCAAGTTGCTGAATATGAGGTGCCTCTCGCCGTAAAGCGTTCCGGTTTACAGGCGTTCCGAGATTTTACTGTCGTTTATGCCAAGGTGGGCGACCAGTATGAAGTGCGTATGTTGGAGTTAGGGCGTGAAGCTGGCGATTGGGTTGAAGTGCTGGGGGGGATTCGACCGGGAATCGAATATGTCACCGGTAACAGCTACATCATTAAAGCGGACATTGAAAAGTCCGGTGCATCCCACGATCACTGA
- a CDS encoding HupE/UreJ family protein, protein MPLFAHGVDDATKTFLAGNEGVSIIPFLYIGAKHMVTGYDHLLFLVGVIFFLYRSKDVLIYVSFFTLGHSLTLLFGVLNDTHVNAYLIDAIIGLSIVYKGFDNLGGFKRVFGFQPNTKAAVLIFGLFHGFGLATKLQEFKLSSDGLVENILAFNVGVEIGQFVALLFILLAINYWRRFDSFLRFSTMTNTLLMSGGLMLVGYQMTGYFVG, encoded by the coding sequence ATGCCGCTATTTGCCCATGGAGTGGACGATGCTACTAAGACTTTTCTTGCCGGCAACGAAGGGGTATCTATTATTCCCTTTCTATATATTGGCGCCAAGCATATGGTGACTGGCTATGACCACCTGCTGTTCCTGGTGGGAGTCATTTTCTTTTTATATCGATCAAAAGATGTTCTTATTTATGTAAGCTTCTTTACTCTCGGTCATAGCTTAACCCTTTTATTTGGAGTGCTTAACGACACCCATGTGAATGCCTATTTGATCGATGCCATTATTGGATTATCCATTGTCTATAAAGGCTTCGATAATCTCGGTGGTTTCAAACGGGTTTTTGGCTTCCAGCCTAATACCAAGGCTGCCGTACTGATTTTTGGACTCTTCCACGGTTTTGGTTTGGCAACCAAATTACAGGAATTCAAGCTGTCCAGCGATGGGTTGGTGGAGAATATCCTGGCCTTTAATGTCGGAGTAGAAATTGGTCAGTTTGTTGCGTTGCTGTTTATTCTTCTCGCCATCAATTATTGGCGTCGCTTTGACAGTTTCCTGCGCTTTTCCACTATGACAAATACCCTACTAATGAGTGGTGGACTGATGTTGGTGGGTTACCAGATGACAGGCTACTTCGTAGGTTAG